In the genome of Opitutia bacterium KCR 482, one region contains:
- a CDS encoding ABC transporter permease, producing the protein MRRFGILVRQQIWQLFISPSTYIAAFLFSAFMALMYLLALVDAGRVASENSPIANFLSVFWVPVLFMVPLLTMRTLADERRAGTLEALMTTPITAFQIVSAKFIACYFFYLLLWASTLAYPLISRFYLPQIAADPRFFDIAQISTGYLFIAVGGAMYVAVGIFASSLTRTTLVAGMLSFCMLFLIIIGGGIVSKFPMPESAAWLSETGEYFRTFRHFDDFISSVLDTRPFFFYISTAAVLLAITSLITESKNT; encoded by the coding sequence ATGAGGAGATTCGGAATTCTCGTCCGCCAGCAGATTTGGCAGCTGTTCATATCGCCGTCGACATACATTGCGGCGTTCCTGTTTTCGGCGTTCATGGCGTTGATGTACTTGCTTGCGCTTGTGGACGCGGGGCGCGTCGCCAGCGAAAATTCGCCGATAGCGAACTTCCTTTCGGTGTTCTGGGTTCCCGTGCTTTTCATGGTGCCGCTGCTTACAATGCGCACCCTTGCCGACGAGCGCCGCGCGGGCACGCTCGAAGCGCTGATGACAACGCCGATAACCGCGTTCCAGATTGTGTCGGCAAAATTCATTGCGTGCTACTTTTTCTACCTGCTTTTGTGGGCGTCTACGCTCGCATACCCGCTAATTTCGCGCTTCTACCTGCCCCAGATTGCCGCCGACCCGCGCTTTTTCGACATCGCGCAAATTTCGACGGGCTACCTGTTCATTGCGGTGGGCGGGGCGATGTACGTCGCGGTGGGGATTTTCGCAAGCTCGCTCACCCGCACGACGCTCGTTGCTGGAATGCTGTCTTTTTGCATGCTGTTCCTCATCATAATAGGGGGCGGAATTGTCTCGAAATTCCCCATGCCCGAAAGCGCGGCATGGCTTTCCGAAACGGGCGAATATTTCAGGACGTTCAGGCATTTCGACGACTTCATCTCGTCGGTTTTGGATACGCGCCCGTTCTTCTTCTACATAAGCACGGCGGCGGTGCTTCTGGCGATAACGTCGCTCATAACGGAGTCTAAAAACACATGA
- a CDS encoding ABC transporter ATP-binding protein — protein sequence MEDNPDIPNSVIVRRLTKCYGQVKAVENVSFRIGKGEVVGFLGPNGAGKSTTMRIIAGLMPATSGSVHICGISVANRPDSARRHIAFMPENNPLPEDLRVGEYLRFRAGIKDVPETEISKRVDEAMEICQLKRSAAKKIIGNLSKGFRQRVGIADAILSRPDVIILDEPTIGLDPHQILAIRELICSLRGKMSVVISSHILPEIELVCDRVIIINQGTVVASGSPASLRKDFIPFDRYEVGLKASPERFADILKRMQLDLSIESASGADALGYYGYVLRAPQNSNYGAAIIGELSKDAALATRLVAYRKPSLEEIFMAATRRSWEQLRDLPETSKMVEEIDKERQ from the coding sequence ATGGAAGACAACCCCGACATACCCAATTCAGTAATCGTACGGCGGCTCACCAAGTGCTACGGACAGGTGAAGGCGGTCGAAAACGTATCGTTCCGCATAGGCAAGGGCGAAGTCGTCGGCTTTCTCGGCCCGAACGGGGCGGGCAAAAGCACGACAATGCGCATAATCGCAGGCCTCATGCCGGCGACGTCGGGGAGTGTGCACATCTGCGGAATAAGCGTGGCGAACCGTCCCGACTCCGCCCGCCGCCACATAGCCTTCATGCCCGAAAACAACCCCCTGCCCGAAGACCTGCGCGTTGGCGAATACCTGCGCTTCCGCGCGGGAATCAAGGACGTTCCCGAAACGGAGATTTCGAAGCGGGTTGACGAGGCGATGGAAATCTGCCAGCTGAAACGCTCGGCGGCGAAAAAGATAATAGGGAATCTGTCGAAGGGCTTCCGCCAGAGGGTGGGAATAGCCGACGCAATACTTTCGCGCCCCGACGTGATTATTTTGGACGAGCCGACAATCGGCCTCGATCCCCACCAGATTCTCGCAATCCGCGAACTCATCTGCTCGTTGCGCGGCAAGATGAGCGTTGTAATCAGCAGCCATATCCTGCCCGAAATCGAGCTTGTGTGCGACCGCGTGATTATAATAAACCAGGGGACGGTTGTTGCGAGCGGCTCGCCCGCAAGCCTGCGCAAAGACTTCATTCCGTTCGACAGGTACGAAGTGGGCTTGAAGGCGTCGCCCGAACGCTTCGCCGACATTTTGAAGCGCATGCAGCTCGACCTTTCTATTGAGTCGGCTTCGGGGGCGGACGCGCTCGGATATTACGGCTACGTTCTGCGCGCGCCGCAAAATTCGAACTACGGCGCGGCGATAATCGGCGAGCTGTCGAAGGACGCCGCGCTTGCAACGCGCCTTGTGGCGTACCGCAAACCCTCGTTGGAGGAGATTTTCATGGCGGCGACCCGCCGCAGCTGGGAACAACTGCGCGACCTTCCCGAAACGTCGAAAATGGTCGAGGAAATAGACAAGGAGAGACAATGA
- a CDS encoding acyl carrier protein, whose amino-acid sequence MNSQFTQEDEAALRDSLKRCSPATIEKAVEFRKTGNPELVGDVVIGIIERFVEPDKRDALKNPPDSLVIIDDLGLDSLTMVEIVFAVEDAIGTTIAEDEVQKLRTLGDIKNFIKEKVSK is encoded by the coding sequence ATGAATTCTCAATTTACACAGGAAGACGAAGCGGCTCTCCGCGACTCGCTTAAACGCTGCTCCCCCGCGACAATCGAAAAGGCGGTGGAATTTAGAAAAACGGGCAATCCCGAACTCGTCGGCGATGTCGTAATCGGCATTATCGAACGCTTCGTAGAGCCGGACAAGCGCGACGCCCTGAAAAATCCGCCAGATTCTCTCGTGATTATCGACGACCTCGGTCTCGACTCGCTCACGATGGTGGAAATCGTGTTCGCGGTGGAAGACGCAATCGGCACGACAATCGCCGAAGACGAAGTTCAGAAACTCCGCACGCTCGGAGACATCAAGAACTTCATCAAGGAAAAAGTGTCCAAATAA
- a CDS encoding RsmE family RNA methyltransferase produces MNCLIFPTPPPFKLAPDSPKLEHVEKVLKAADGGTVFAGQANGGLFVCKFEKLADGGATLTPISDAPNPAPLAASVAVAFARPQIAQRMLFEAACFGVENLLFYAASKGEADYAKSGLYARGEYAKWLEKGAEQACATSIPSFSTASSLTEAVEMLDALAPRDSLKIAPDLYEATAALHDVLDKSPDLHVKGILGSERGFSNPDRNLLRLNNYTLVSLGNRVLRTDTALIATLSRAGCSLHGTELRSFL; encoded by the coding sequence ATGAACTGCCTGATTTTCCCAACCCCGCCCCCGTTCAAGCTTGCGCCCGACAGCCCCAAGCTCGAGCATGTCGAAAAAGTCCTAAAAGCCGCCGACGGCGGCACGGTCTTTGCGGGTCAGGCAAACGGCGGACTTTTTGTATGCAAATTCGAAAAGCTCGCCGACGGCGGCGCGACGCTCACGCCCATTTCCGACGCCCCGAATCCCGCCCCGCTCGCGGCGTCCGTCGCCGTCGCATTCGCCCGCCCGCAGATTGCCCAGCGCATGCTCTTCGAAGCCGCGTGTTTCGGTGTAGAAAATCTGCTATTCTACGCCGCGTCGAAAGGCGAGGCAGACTACGCAAAAAGCGGGCTCTACGCGCGCGGCGAATACGCCAAATGGCTCGAAAAAGGCGCGGAGCAGGCGTGCGCGACTTCCATTCCCTCGTTCTCCACCGCGTCGAGCCTCACCGAAGCCGTCGAAATGCTCGACGCCCTCGCCCCGCGCGATTCCCTGAAAATCGCTCCCGACCTATACGAGGCAACTGCCGCTCTCCACGACGTTTTGGATAAATCTCCCGACCTCCACGTCAAGGGTATCCTCGGCAGCGAGCGCGGCTTCTCCAACCCCGACCGCAACCTCCTCCGCCTCAACAACTACACCCTCGTCTCCCTCGGCAACCGCGTCCTCCGCACCGACACTGCCCTAATCGCCACCCTCAGCAGGGCAGGCTGCAGCCTGCACGGCACGGAACTTCGTTCCTTTCTGTGA
- a CDS encoding aminotransferase class V-fold PLP-dependent enzyme, translating into MKKLDALAANLRARKFEQLGYPFDQETSLAGFYQWLVDTGLCDLTLINVGDPYKTQWDMLHTDEFERACIDFVADSFGFGGDHWGVISNGGTDGNMHGVYFGRTALAAKSDIPPVLYVSDEAHYSVKKLGDILDIETRTIRAHESGEMDVSDLEKKLAPDRPALIAIAIGGTFKGAIDDQRAIDEVVKKVNPPFVYKHLDAALFGGYLPFLDDPKAREILDASVMGFDSIAVSGHKFYGLNEPAGIFVCRREILSHVQNNPVPYLNGVIPTISCSRSGFDALKLYWRISVAGREGMRKQANAVLENAEYFYRALLKRGVKAWKNPYSNTVIFQRPADEVVHKYALACSDDEHWGRLSHAVVMQYFTHTLSDEIASSVGA; encoded by the coding sequence ATGAAGAAACTCGATGCGCTTGCCGCAAACCTGCGCGCGCGCAAGTTCGAGCAGCTTGGCTATCCGTTCGACCAGGAAACGAGCCTCGCGGGCTTCTACCAGTGGCTCGTCGATACGGGGCTGTGCGACCTCACCCTCATCAACGTCGGCGACCCCTACAAAACGCAGTGGGACATGCTCCACACCGACGAGTTCGAACGCGCGTGCATCGACTTTGTCGCCGACTCCTTCGGCTTCGGCGGCGACCACTGGGGCGTGATTTCAAACGGCGGCACCGACGGCAACATGCACGGCGTCTATTTCGGCAGAACCGCGCTCGCGGCGAAGTCGGACATTCCGCCCGTCCTCTACGTTTCGGACGAGGCCCACTATTCGGTCAAGAAACTCGGCGACATTCTCGACATCGAAACGCGCACAATCCGCGCCCACGAGTCGGGCGAAATGGACGTCTCCGATCTCGAAAAAAAGCTTGCGCCCGACCGTCCCGCGCTCATCGCAATCGCAATCGGCGGCACTTTCAAGGGGGCTATCGACGACCAGCGCGCAATCGACGAGGTCGTCAAAAAAGTCAATCCGCCCTTCGTCTACAAGCACCTAGACGCCGCGCTCTTTGGCGGCTATCTGCCTTTCCTCGACGACCCCAAAGCCCGCGAAATCCTCGACGCAAGCGTAATGGGCTTCGACTCAATCGCCGTTTCGGGGCACAAGTTCTACGGGCTGAACGAGCCCGCGGGAATTTTCGTCTGCCGCAGGGAGATTTTGTCGCACGTGCAAAACAACCCCGTGCCCTACCTTAACGGGGTGATTCCCACAATTTCGTGTTCCAGAAGCGGTTTCGACGCCCTCAAACTCTACTGGCGCATATCCGTCGCGGGCAGGGAGGGCATGCGCAAACAGGCGAACGCCGTCCTCGAAAACGCCGAATATTTCTACCGCGCCCTGCTTAAACGCGGCGTGAAGGCGTGGAAAAATCCGTATTCCAACACGGTTATATTCCAAAGACCCGCGGACGAAGTTGTGCACAAATACGCGCTTGCGTGCTCCGACGACGAACATTGGGGCAGGTTGTCGCACGCAGTGGTAATGCAATACTTCACTCACACACTAAGTGATGAAATCGCCTCCTCGGTAGGGGCGTGA
- a CDS encoding sigma 54-interacting transcriptional regulator — translation MSDTKDTKDGLAPRSKNAANRRARGLVVSVLHDISKTAVRMKDVSLLLREVLDILFDRMNLTRGTVTLRNGDLLTICASHGLSDEERKRGVYRMGEGVTGDVAARGVSRVVPDISKSPDFLNRTLSRTMSSKTAFLCVPIFSRGNVIGTLSIDRTDPTKYVLRRDLKLLETIANIISDAVTVLFLEREETEKLNSENRELRNKIDLQLRPENAIGNTAAMIKTYELIAKAGEGNSHVLVRGEVGAGKDFAMRAIANRPRWKDKPLEILDCSTMRDSLIDAELFGADSPRRTGLLEKADGGIVYLDSIGLIGKPLQIKLLKYLASGEYVRSGGTETLKSSARIIASTSGDLEGRMRDGIIRPDFYYQLSIFTISIPPLRRRRRDIPALAKFFLQKHARLRGKKVISISAGAMNMLCAYHWPSNVRELENCIERAVIIAAGQSITESDLPPSLQTPQSTNTSKLKTEENIDFAKMVAEFEREIIVEVLAANGGNASAAARQLSVSRRILNYKIAQLGIAPKSFKPLKK, via the coding sequence ATGTCGGATACAAAGGACACAAAAGACGGGCTTGCGCCCCGCTCCAAAAACGCGGCAAACCGCCGCGCGCGCGGGCTTGTCGTGTCGGTTTTGCACGACATCAGCAAGACCGCCGTCCGCATGAAGGACGTCTCGCTGCTTCTGCGCGAAGTGCTCGACATTCTCTTCGACCGCATGAACCTCACGCGCGGCACGGTAACCCTGCGCAACGGCGATTTGCTCACAATCTGCGCTTCGCACGGGCTTAGCGACGAAGAGCGCAAGCGCGGCGTTTACCGCATGGGCGAGGGCGTTACGGGCGACGTCGCCGCGCGGGGAGTCTCGCGCGTGGTGCCCGACATTTCCAAAAGCCCCGACTTCCTCAACCGCACGCTGAGCCGCACGATGTCGTCCAAAACCGCCTTCCTTTGCGTGCCCATTTTCAGCAGGGGCAACGTCATCGGAACTCTCAGCATAGACAGAACCGACCCCACAAAATACGTCCTGCGGCGCGACCTCAAACTTCTCGAAACAATCGCCAACATCATTTCCGACGCCGTGACCGTCCTTTTCTTGGAGCGCGAGGAGACCGAAAAGCTCAACTCCGAAAACCGCGAGCTGCGCAACAAAATCGACCTCCAACTGCGCCCCGAAAACGCGATAGGCAACACCGCCGCGATGATTAAAACATACGAGCTTATCGCGAAGGCGGGCGAGGGGAATTCGCACGTTCTCGTGCGCGGGGAGGTCGGCGCGGGCAAGGATTTCGCCATGCGGGCAATCGCAAACCGCCCGCGCTGGAAGGACAAGCCGCTTGAAATTCTCGACTGCTCCACCATGCGCGACTCGCTCATAGACGCCGAGCTTTTCGGCGCGGACAGCCCCCGCCGCACGGGGCTTCTCGAAAAGGCGGACGGCGGCATTGTCTACCTCGACTCGATAGGGCTTATCGGCAAGCCGCTTCAAATAAAGCTTCTGAAATATCTGGCGTCGGGCGAATATGTGCGTTCCGGCGGAACGGAGACGCTGAAATCCTCCGCGCGGATAATCGCCTCCACTTCGGGCGACTTGGAGGGGCGCATGCGCGACGGCATAATCCGCCCCGACTTCTACTACCAGCTTTCGATTTTCACAATCTCGATTCCCCCCCTGCGCCGCCGCCGCCGCGACATTCCCGCGCTCGCAAAATTCTTCCTCCAAAAACACGCGCGTCTGCGCGGCAAAAAAGTGATTTCAATCAGCGCGGGCGCAATGAACATGCTCTGCGCGTACCACTGGCCGAGCAACGTGCGCGAGCTTGAAAACTGTATAGAACGCGCGGTGATAATCGCGGCGGGGCAGTCGATTACCGAGTCCGACTTGCCGCCGTCGCTCCAAACGCCGCAGTCCACAAATACCTCCAAACTGAAAACGGAGGAGAACATAGACTTCGCCAAGATGGTTGCCGAATTCGAGCGCGAAATCATCGTGGAAGTCCTTGCGGCAAACGGCGGCAACGCCTCCGCCGCAGCCCGACAGCTTTCGGTTTCGCGCCGCATTTTAAACTACAAAATAGCGCAGCTTGGCATTGCGCCGAAGTCTTTCAAACCCCTGAAAAAATAG
- a CDS encoding haloacid dehalogenase-like hydrolase yields MNRKTDTSMRSSNVVACIWDFDKTLIPAYMQTPIFKEYDVDEKTFWREVNMLPQIYAERGIRVSPETVYLNHLLTFVKAGYMQGLSNAKLKRLGGKLQFCPGIPSLFTSLRDTVKKIAKSRNADIALEHYIVSTGLAEMIRGSKIAQYVDGIFGCEFLEEPMPPYFSKQPEFKFDAASTQINQIGMIVDNTIKTRFIFEINKGTNKNPAIDVNSHIDPADRRVPIRNMIYVADGPSDVPVFSVVKKGGGKTFAVYSEGSEAEFEQNDMLLESDRIDAYGPNNYTPESSTAIWLQMHVRKICERIIREIDEDVETRLGKPPKHIHNPKSKDDFPPELPPVNREFEF; encoded by the coding sequence ATGAATAGAAAAACCGACACTTCAATGCGTTCGAGCAACGTCGTCGCCTGCATTTGGGATTTCGACAAGACACTTATCCCCGCATACATGCAGACGCCCATCTTCAAGGAGTACGACGTTGACGAAAAAACGTTTTGGCGCGAAGTCAACATGCTTCCCCAAATCTACGCCGAACGCGGAATAAGGGTGTCGCCCGAAACGGTCTACCTCAACCACCTGCTGACATTCGTCAAGGCGGGCTACATGCAGGGGCTGAGCAACGCAAAGCTCAAAAGGCTCGGCGGAAAGCTGCAATTCTGTCCGGGGATACCGTCGCTTTTCACGTCGCTGCGCGACACCGTAAAGAAGATTGCAAAGTCGCGCAACGCCGACATTGCGCTTGAACACTACATTGTGAGCACGGGACTTGCCGAAATGATACGCGGCAGCAAAATCGCCCAGTATGTTGACGGAATTTTCGGCTGCGAATTTCTCGAAGAGCCGATGCCGCCGTATTTCTCTAAACAACCCGAATTCAAATTCGACGCGGCATCGACGCAAATCAACCAAATCGGCATGATTGTAGACAACACAATCAAGACGCGCTTCATTTTCGAAATCAACAAGGGCACAAACAAAAACCCCGCAATAGACGTAAACTCGCACATCGACCCCGCCGACAGGCGCGTGCCGATACGCAACATGATTTACGTCGCGGACGGGCCGAGCGACGTTCCGGTATTTTCGGTCGTCAAAAAGGGCGGCGGCAAAACCTTCGCCGTTTACAGCGAGGGCAGCGAGGCGGAATTCGAGCAGAACGACATGCTCCTCGAAAGCGACAGAATAGACGCCTACGGGCCGAACAACTACACGCCCGAATCGTCCACGGCAATCTGGCTGCAAATGCACGTCAGAAAAATCTGCGAAAGGATTATCCGCGAAATCGACGAAGACGTCGAAACGCGCCTCGGCAAGCCGCCGAAACATATACACAACCCGAAGTCGAAAGACGACTTCCCGCCCGAACTTCCGCCCGTCAACAGGGAATTCGAATTTTAA
- a CDS encoding beta-galactosidase gives MKKKYALLGKIFAAAAFVLALAGCEERGITIYDASNSPDGKPFELTRKTPLVVNGEWDLSKNLDFLVEFESVGESGDVVRIRINDGTATERDGNPSVASYRVAKGEKGSAVISYPPVPAHPEILDDMKIMRTNPFFRGDRISFPKDFSKIKRLTMFSRNAGAKIRIKKIVALDTSAKKYPEYFSYTREQFFPFIDKYGQFKFGDWKGKIRTDADIKKAVAEEEKDLSANPQSPEGWTKYGGWANGPKLEATGHFRVQKVDGKWWLVDPEGRLFWSHGIVRVSPSSAITPLDGREYYFENLPKKDDEFALFYTTKDELLAPYYTKRGLKKTYDFSAANIYRKYGKQWREKFADSAHRRLRSWGLNTIANSSDSFIFLQKKTPYAERFEIHSRPISGHEGWWWPIADPWDASFVKSINDNLDRRAEQLEDPFCIGYFVDNEHHWGSPDTIGRNVSISPADLPAKIEFAKDLKAKYGDIAALNKAWKTNFKSWDDFLANDKNPVNADKKDLSAFSEKFIGNYFKTIRDTIKARVPHMLYMGCRFAGSNEIALRQAGKYCDIVSYNRYSDSLATLKLPEGVDKPIMIGEFHFGALDRGLFHPSLVLVKDQKDRGQHYYDYVKSALENPAIVGTHWHQFSDQCTAGRFDGENFQVGFTDVADQPYPETINKAREIGYKLYKTRYGK, from the coding sequence ATGAAGAAGAAATACGCTTTGTTGGGGAAGATTTTCGCCGCCGCCGCATTCGTTCTCGCGCTGGCCGGCTGCGAAGAAAGAGGAATCACAATTTACGACGCGTCAAACTCTCCCGACGGCAAGCCGTTCGAGCTTACGCGCAAAACGCCGCTGGTAGTCAACGGCGAATGGGACTTGTCGAAAAACCTCGACTTCCTCGTGGAGTTCGAAAGCGTCGGCGAATCCGGCGACGTTGTGAGAATCAGAATCAACGACGGCACGGCGACGGAGCGCGACGGAAACCCGTCGGTCGCCTCCTACCGCGTCGCCAAGGGCGAAAAAGGCTCGGCGGTAATCTCCTACCCGCCCGTACCCGCGCACCCAGAAATTCTCGACGACATGAAAATCATGCGCACAAACCCGTTCTTCCGCGGCGACAGAATTTCGTTCCCGAAAGACTTTTCAAAAATCAAAAGGCTCACAATGTTCTCGCGCAACGCCGGCGCGAAAATCAGGATAAAGAAAATCGTAGCCCTCGACACTTCGGCGAAAAAATACCCCGAATACTTTTCGTACACAAGGGAGCAGTTCTTTCCGTTCATCGACAAATACGGACAGTTCAAATTCGGCGACTGGAAAGGGAAAATCCGCACCGACGCCGACATCAAAAAGGCGGTCGCCGAAGAAGAGAAAGACCTCTCCGCAAACCCGCAGTCGCCCGAAGGCTGGACAAAATACGGCGGCTGGGCGAACGGCCCGAAGTTGGAGGCAACGGGGCACTTCCGCGTGCAAAAAGTGGACGGCAAATGGTGGCTCGTAGACCCCGAAGGCAGGCTGTTCTGGTCGCACGGCATAGTCAGGGTCTCTCCGTCGAGCGCAATCACGCCCCTCGACGGACGCGAATACTACTTCGAAAACCTCCCCAAGAAGGACGACGAATTCGCCCTCTTCTACACGACAAAAGACGAGCTTCTCGCGCCCTACTACACCAAGCGCGGACTGAAAAAAACCTACGACTTCTCCGCCGCAAACATCTACCGCAAATACGGCAAACAGTGGCGCGAAAAATTCGCCGACTCCGCACACCGCAGACTCCGCAGCTGGGGGCTTAACACGATAGCGAACTCGTCCGACTCTTTCATATTCCTTCAAAAAAAGACTCCCTACGCCGAACGCTTCGAAATCCATTCGCGCCCGATTTCAGGACACGAAGGCTGGTGGTGGCCGATTGCCGACCCGTGGGACGCGTCGTTCGTCAAAAGCATAAACGACAACCTCGACCGCCGCGCCGAACAGCTCGAAGACCCGTTCTGCATAGGCTATTTCGTGGACAACGAGCACCACTGGGGCAGCCCAGATACGATTGGCAGAAATGTATCGATTTCGCCCGCCGACCTGCCCGCAAAAATCGAGTTCGCAAAAGACCTCAAAGCCAAATACGGCGACATCGCCGCGCTCAACAAGGCATGGAAGACAAACTTCAAATCGTGGGACGACTTCCTCGCCAACGACAAAAACCCCGTAAACGCCGACAAAAAAGACCTCTCCGCGTTCTCCGAAAAATTCATCGGCAATTATTTCAAAACCATTCGCGACACAATCAAGGCGCGCGTGCCGCACATGCTCTACATGGGCTGCCGCTTTGCGGGGTCGAACGAAATCGCGCTGCGGCAGGCGGGCAAATACTGCGACATCGTAAGCTACAACCGCTATTCAGACTCTCTCGCAACGCTCAAGCTTCCCGAAGGCGTGGACAAGCCAATCATGATTGGCGAATTCCATTTCGGCGCGCTCGACAGGGGGCTTTTCCACCCGTCGCTGGTGCTGGTGAAAGACCAGAAAGACCGAGGACAGCACTACTACGACTACGTCAAATCGGCACTTGAAAACCCCGCAATAGTGGGCACACACTGGCACCAGTTCTCCGACCAGTGCACGGCGGGACGCTTCGACGGCGAAAACTTCCAAGTGGGCTTCACCGACGTCGCCGACCAGCCCTACCCCGAAACGATAAACAAAGCGCGCGAAATAGGCTATAAACTCTATAAAACGCGCTACGGGAAATAA